A genomic window from Flavobacterium sp. I3-2 includes:
- a CDS encoding pyruvate dehydrogenase complex dihydrolipoamide acetyltransferase — protein MAEIITMPRLSDTMTEGTVATWLKKVGDKISEGDILAEIETDKATMEFESFHNGVLLHIGIHEGETAPVDSVLAIIGNEGEDISALLNGASAPVAEKNVETSAPVQEVKAEAKTTEIPAGVKVVTMPRLSDTMTEGTVATWLKKVGDKISEGDILAEIETDKATMEFESFNEGTLLYIGIQEGQTAPVDSVLAILGPEGTDVSAIVANGGKAPEVSKTVEAPKQEIKSEVKEVTTQVVSNANGRVLASPLAKKIAQDKGIDISKVAGSGENGRIVKSDVENFTPQAAVATTVSAPKATVQTFVPAGEMNAEAIKNSQMRKTIARRLAESKFTAPHYYLTIEINMDNAMESRKLINSLPETKVSFNDMVVKACAMALKKHPQVNSSWTEEATIINHHVNVGVAVAVEDGLVVPVVNHTDLLSLSQIGTSIKDLAGKARNKKLQPKEMEGSTFTVSNLGMFGIEEFTSIINQPNSAILSVGAIIEKPVVKNGQIVVGNTMKVTLACDHRTVDGATGAEFLQTLKHFIENPVTMLA, from the coding sequence ATGGCAGAAATTATTACAATGCCACGTTTAAGCGATACCATGACTGAAGGTACCGTTGCAACTTGGCTTAAAAAAGTTGGAGATAAAATTTCTGAAGGAGATATTTTAGCAGAAATTGAAACGGATAAAGCGACGATGGAATTTGAATCATTTCATAACGGTGTTTTATTACATATTGGAATCCACGAAGGTGAAACAGCTCCAGTTGATAGCGTATTGGCTATTATTGGTAATGAAGGTGAAGATATTTCAGCTTTATTAAATGGTGCTTCTGCTCCGGTTGCTGAAAAAAATGTGGAAACTTCTGCTCCAGTTCAAGAAGTAAAAGCAGAAGCTAAAACTACTGAAATACCTGCTGGTGTAAAAGTAGTAACTATGCCTCGTTTAAGTGATACGATGACGGAAGGAACAGTTGCAACTTGGTTGAAAAAAGTTGGAGATAAAATTTCTGAAGGTGATATTCTTGCTGAAATTGAAACGGATAAAGCTACTATGGAGTTCGAGTCGTTTAACGAAGGAACTTTGTTGTATATCGGAATTCAAGAAGGACAAACAGCACCAGTTGATAGTGTTTTAGCAATTTTAGGTCCAGAAGGAACTGATGTTTCTGCTATTGTTGCTAACGGCGGAAAAGCTCCTGAAGTTTCTAAAACTGTCGAAGCTCCAAAACAAGAAATTAAATCTGAAGTTAAAGAAGTTACAACTCAAGTTGTTTCTAATGCAAACGGTAGAGTTTTAGCTTCGCCTTTGGCTAAAAAAATTGCACAAGATAAAGGAATTGATATTTCTAAAGTTGCGGGTTCTGGTGAAAACGGACGTATCGTAAAAAGCGATGTGGAAAACTTTACACCACAAGCAGCAGTTGCTACAACTGTTTCTGCTCCAAAAGCTACGGTTCAAACATTTGTTCCTGCTGGAGAAATGAACGCTGAAGCAATCAAGAACTCTCAAATGCGTAAAACAATTGCGCGTCGTTTAGCTGAATCTAAATTCACAGCGCCGCATTATTATTTAACTATCGAAATTAACATGGATAACGCTATGGAATCTCGTAAGTTAATTAATTCGTTGCCAGAAACGAAAGTGTCTTTCAATGATATGGTTGTGAAAGCATGTGCAATGGCATTGAAAAAACATCCACAAGTAAATTCATCTTGGACTGAAGAAGCTACAATTATTAATCATCATGTGAATGTTGGTGTTGCAGTTGCTGTTGAAGACGGATTAGTAGTTCCTGTGGTTAATCATACAGATTTGTTGAGTTTATCTCAAATTGGTACATCAATTAAAGATTTAGCAGGAAAAGCACGTAATAAAAAATTACAACCTAAAGAAATGGAAGGTTCAACATTTACGGTTTCTAACTTAGGGATGTTCGGAATTGAAGAGTTTACTTCAATCATCAACCAACCAAATTCTGCTATTTTATCTGTTGGTGCTATTATCGAAAAACCAGTAGTTAAAAACGGACAAATTGTTGTAGGTAATACAATGAAAGTTACTTTAGCTTGCGACCACAGAACGGTTGATGGTGCTACAGGGGCAGAATTCTTACAAACATTGAAACATTTTATTGAAAATCCAGTTACCATGCTGGCTTAG
- the pdhA gene encoding pyruvate dehydrogenase (acetyl-transferring) E1 component subunit alpha — translation MKEITKEVYLKWYEDMQFWRKFEDKLAALYIQQKVRGFLHLYNGQEAILAGALHAMDLSKDKMITAYRNHVQPIGMGVDPRRVMAELLGKATGTSQGLGGSMHIFSKEHGFYGGHGIVGAQIPVGAGMAFAEQYKGTGGVSLTYFGDGAARQGSLHEAFNMAMLWKLPVVFICENNGYAMGTSVERTANHSDVWKLGLGYEMPSFAVDAMNPVKVAEAMFDAMERARRGEGPTFLEMKTYRYRGHSMSDAQHYRTKEEVEEYKKIDPITQVLDVIKENNWATDEEIEVIDQRVKDLVSECERFAEDSPYPELNVMYDVVYDQENYPFIPHKL, via the coding sequence ATGAAAGAAATTACAAAAGAAGTATATCTAAAATGGTATGAAGACATGCAATTTTGGAGAAAGTTTGAAGATAAACTTGCTGCTTTATATATTCAACAAAAAGTAAGAGGATTTTTACACTTATATAATGGACAAGAAGCGATCCTTGCTGGTGCATTACATGCAATGGACTTGTCTAAAGATAAAATGATTACAGCTTACCGTAATCACGTGCAACCAATCGGAATGGGAGTTGATCCTAGACGTGTAATGGCTGAACTTTTAGGTAAAGCAACCGGAACTTCTCAAGGTTTAGGAGGTTCTATGCATATCTTTTCTAAAGAACATGGTTTTTACGGTGGTCACGGAATTGTAGGTGCACAAATTCCTGTTGGAGCTGGAATGGCTTTCGCAGAACAATATAAAGGTACAGGCGGAGTTTCATTAACTTATTTTGGAGATGGAGCTGCTCGTCAAGGTTCATTACACGAAGCTTTTAATATGGCGATGTTATGGAAATTACCAGTTGTTTTTATCTGTGAAAATAACGGGTACGCAATGGGAACTTCTGTAGAAAGAACAGCGAATCATTCTGATGTTTGGAAATTAGGTCTAGGATACGAAATGCCTTCATTTGCTGTTGATGCGATGAATCCTGTGAAAGTTGCTGAAGCGATGTTCGATGCAATGGAAAGAGCACGTCGTGGAGAAGGACCAACTTTCTTAGAAATGAAAACGTACCGTTACCGCGGGCATTCAATGTCTGACGCGCAACATTATCGTACAAAAGAAGAGGTTGAAGAATACAAAAAAATCGACCCGATTACACAAGTATTAGATGTAATCAAAGAAAATAACTGGGCAACTGACGAAGAGATTGAAGTTATTGACCAACGTGTGAAAGATTTAGTTTCGGAATGTGAGCGTTTTGCAGAAGATTCTCCATATCCAGAATTAAATGTTATGTACGATGTGGTTTACGACCAAGAAAATTATCCATTTATACCTCATAAATTATAA
- a CDS encoding dipeptidase: MEHIKNYIDKNKERFINELIDLLKIPSVSADSAFSQDVLNTAEKVKYFLEKAGCDKVEICETPGYPIVYGEKIFDSSLPTVLVYGHYDVQPADPIELWDSPPFEPIIKTTSIHPEGAIFARGACDDKGQMFMHVKALELMMQTNTLPCNVKFMIEGEEEVGSASLAWFVERNQEKLKNDVILISDTGMISNTQPSITTGLRGLSYVEVEVTGPNRDLHSGLYGGAVANPINILSKMIAQLHDENNHITIPGFYDKVEELSREERDEMGKRPFSLEDYKNALDIEDIYGETGYTTNERNSIRPTLDVNGIWGGYTGEGAKTVIASKAYAKISMRLVPNQDWEEITTLFKNYFESIAPKSVKVKVTPHHGGQGYVTPIDSIGYQAASKAYTDTFGVTPIPVRSGGSIPIVALFEKELKSKTIMMGFGLDSDAIHSPNEHFGVFNYLKGIETIPLFFKYFTELSK, from the coding sequence ATGGAACACATTAAGAATTACATCGACAAAAACAAGGAACGTTTTATAAATGAACTAATTGACCTTTTAAAAATTCCATCTGTTAGTGCAGACAGTGCGTTTTCTCAAGATGTTTTAAACACTGCAGAAAAAGTAAAATATTTTTTAGAAAAAGCAGGATGTGATAAAGTTGAAATTTGCGAAACACCAGGATACCCGATTGTTTATGGCGAAAAAATCTTTGATTCTTCATTACCTACAGTTTTAGTTTACGGACATTACGACGTTCAACCAGCAGATCCAATCGAATTATGGGATTCACCTCCGTTTGAACCAATCATTAAAACCACTTCTATTCATCCAGAAGGAGCTATTTTTGCTCGCGGAGCTTGTGATGACAAAGGTCAGATGTTTATGCATGTTAAAGCTTTAGAATTAATGATGCAAACAAATACACTTCCTTGCAATGTAAAATTCATGATTGAAGGTGAAGAAGAAGTAGGCTCTGCATCTTTAGCTTGGTTTGTAGAAAGAAATCAAGAAAAACTTAAAAACGATGTAATCTTAATTTCTGACACAGGAATGATTTCAAATACACAACCTTCTATTACCACTGGTTTAAGAGGATTGAGTTATGTTGAAGTAGAAGTTACTGGTCCAAACAGAGATTTACATTCAGGTTTATATGGCGGTGCTGTTGCCAATCCAATTAACATTTTATCTAAAATGATTGCACAGCTACATGATGAAAACAATCACATTACCATTCCTGGATTCTATGATAAAGTTGAAGAACTTTCTCGTGAAGAAAGAGACGAAATGGGAAAACGTCCATTCTCATTAGAAGATTATAAAAATGCTTTAGACATTGAAGATATTTATGGTGAAACAGGTTATACTACAAACGAAAGAAATTCTATACGTCCTACTTTAGATGTAAATGGAATTTGGGGTGGATACACTGGCGAAGGTGCAAAAACAGTTATCGCTTCAAAGGCTTATGCTAAAATTTCGATGCGTTTAGTTCCAAATCAAGATTGGGAAGAAATCACAACTTTATTTAAAAACTATTTCGAAAGTATTGCGCCAAAATCTGTAAAAGTTAAAGTAACCCCACATCATGGCGGTCAAGGATATGTAACACCAATCGATTCTATTGGATATCAAGCTGCTTCTAAAGCTTATACCGATACTTTTGGAGTTACTCCAATTCCAGTTCGTTCAGGAGGCTCTATTCCAATTGTAGCTTTATTTGAAAAAGAATTAAAATCAAAAACAATCATGATGGGATTCGGATTAGACTCTGATGCGATTCATTCACCAAACGAACATTTTGGCGTATTTAATTACTTAAAAGGAATCGAAACCATTCCTTTGTTTTTTAAATATTTTACAGAATTATCTAAATAA
- a CDS encoding fibronectin type III domain-containing protein: MNEITLNKLRRGYEKGLNRWLFHKLLFVMVLFGSISLNAQIHVGASGTTTSTYFPIYGLYDYSYSQQIVLASEYAAADGIAGPITQIKWKIKTGVSNYEDWNNWTVYLSHTTKTTFSSSTDYVPFADLTQVYSGLITFDGDDTWITVNLATPFVYNGTDNILVAVVENTLGWSTSPEFAAYVGSPSSSYRGLYGYQDDDEIDLTDPSSTVYKSRGNTLAQIQFTGTLTPCATPQNVVITKTHNSAVATWTINPSANLGYLYELRTSGAAGSGTTGLVESGTVAAGVNTKTFNSLLGNTNYTLYLKSNCTGYTPVWGNANNFLTELLLPRPWFEPFNTSTVPAAMISNQTLTNSATIMPGGFTYYYYRNLVGEGATSTTTTMNIGAIVAGDILSFNYGFRNYYVDVPSAGEMEVLISTDYGNTFTNISTIPVQNDLGWQTFEYPLNSYIGQNVKVRIIYTLASGDAYVALDNFYIGPCGLPAVPSVQSVTQTNVVLTWAGNASDNYQIEWGVAGFTQGSGTVLNVGVSGTTINNLTANTTYEYFIRKTCSSGESTWVGRYKFKTTCDPFVGAFSENFSGVATGSSTNLTLPDCWSFYDGGIGYGYVGTTALASPKSFQMYDNGDLINPYILISPETQNLGNGGYRVKFNARSGTSGQTLIFGTMSNPLDASTFTPLQTFALPTTYNVNATPYFVVYLPEGTNDYFAFKHGQQSTYVTIYIDDISYEPNPACPEPVNLSVEKNLSSLTANLRWDGPANIPNNFEVEWGVAPFVQGAGTVVNATNTSTMISSLIADETYSFYVRRICGNESTAWVGPYTFEMGYCTSIPTSNDGTGIGNVTIAGVSMDSPNDVTYEDFTNQVITFNAGEVVPASITFNTGFTYNTNIWVDLNNNGVFENNVELIYQGESLNDNPTTLDVSFTIPDDLGYLTGAYRMRIGTADSGQAIPNSCYSGSWGVTVDLLVNITFPCIQPTNVNFLDIGYEYVVLDWDGQGNSGFELEYGVTGFTQGTGTTILNVTKPYTLENLTPGTTYDFYVRKKCGDLYSDWSTVTTTYVFCDTPEPTGDGAQTLVSDDTLAQLVINGVNLRYYLDPTLTTEVPASTVLQSSGVYYVTQTINCQSDAYLIVDVTVLQRIAMPVVPSGQNFCDSGTIGDIPVTSVSGATVIWYATETSTTPLPLNTPLVTGNYYVVQTDGVTTSHRVMVPVVINTTPPNLVSQTISLCGSYTFGNLSINNQTGTTVKWYVSQTATTPIGNNVPVVTGTYYVTQSFGTCESQRVPFQITQNESLNKPIAGAQNFCGSGTVANLIAQGTAGAQILWYSSATSTNALSPSTQLSNGTYYVAQTMNGCSSEKRAVAVRVISISAPQISAFTVCGGGTISDLYISTPAETSYKWYLSPSSDFELAQTTPLVQGTYYVERVQYGCVSARAMVQVNIGAVPNPPTGVASQSYVEGSTIANLVLNQSNVVWYASINDSQNGVNALPSYTPLVNGTAYYAVIIGSNGCPSYPFAVTVQVYLSNDEFDKEGLKYYPNPVNDVLNINYVESIRSVEVFDLLGKRVKALNTNEQNIQIDLSGLASGTYMIQLKTDTKTQFIKVIKK, encoded by the coding sequence ATGAATGAAATTACTTTAAACAAATTAAGAAGAGGTTATGAAAAAGGGCTCAACCGATGGCTTTTTCATAAGTTACTTTTCGTAATGGTATTATTTGGATCAATATCATTAAATGCGCAAATTCATGTAGGTGCAAGTGGAACTACTACTTCTACCTATTTCCCAATTTATGGTTTGTATGATTATAGCTATAGTCAGCAAATTGTTTTGGCAAGTGAGTATGCCGCTGCAGATGGTATAGCAGGTCCGATTACCCAAATAAAATGGAAGATTAAAACCGGTGTTAGTAATTATGAAGACTGGAATAACTGGACCGTTTATTTAAGTCATACAACGAAAACTACTTTTAGTTCTTCAACAGATTATGTTCCTTTTGCAGATTTGACTCAGGTATATTCTGGGTTAATAACTTTTGATGGAGATGATACTTGGATTACAGTAAATTTAGCAACACCATTTGTTTACAATGGAACAGATAATATTTTAGTTGCAGTTGTTGAAAATACATTAGGATGGAGTACTTCTCCTGAATTCGCTGCATATGTAGGATCTCCTTCGTCTAGTTATAGAGGTCTTTATGGATATCAAGATGATGATGAAATAGATCTTACGGATCCATCTTCAACTGTTTATAAATCTAGAGGTAATACATTGGCGCAAATTCAATTTACAGGAACATTGACGCCTTGTGCTACACCTCAGAATGTTGTAATTACCAAAACACATAATAGTGCAGTTGCAACTTGGACTATTAACCCTTCTGCGAATTTAGGGTATTTATATGAGTTGAGAACATCAGGAGCAGCAGGAAGTGGTACGACAGGTTTGGTAGAAAGTGGTACAGTAGCTGCTGGAGTAAATACAAAAACATTTAATAGTTTACTTGGTAATACAAATTATACTTTGTATTTGAAATCTAATTGTACTGGGTATACTCCTGTTTGGGGAAATGCAAATAATTTTTTAACAGAATTGTTGCTTCCTAGACCTTGGTTCGAACCTTTTAATACATCAACTGTTCCGGCAGCAATGATAAGTAATCAGACGTTAACGAACTCTGCTACAATTATGCCGGGTGGTTTTACATATTATTATTATCGTAATTTAGTTGGTGAAGGTGCTACATCAACTACTACCACAATGAATATTGGCGCAATTGTAGCTGGTGATATATTATCTTTTAATTATGGATTTAGAAATTATTATGTAGATGTTCCTAGTGCGGGTGAAATGGAAGTTTTGATATCTACTGATTATGGAAATACATTTACAAATATATCTACAATTCCAGTTCAGAATGATTTAGGTTGGCAAACTTTTGAATATCCATTGAATTCATACATAGGACAAAATGTTAAAGTAAGAATTATTTATACTTTGGCGTCAGGAGATGCTTATGTAGCATTGGATAACTTTTATATCGGACCATGCGGATTACCTGCGGTTCCAAGTGTACAGTCAGTTACTCAAACCAATGTAGTTTTGACATGGGCAGGTAACGCTTCTGATAATTATCAAATTGAATGGGGAGTTGCTGGATTTACACAAGGTTCAGGTACTGTTCTTAATGTTGGGGTTTCAGGAACTACTATCAATAATTTGACAGCAAATACAACCTATGAATATTTTATTAGAAAGACTTGTTCTTCAGGTGAATCTACTTGGGTTGGAAGATATAAATTTAAAACAACTTGTGATCCTTTTGTTGGAGCATTCTCTGAAAATTTCTCTGGTGTTGCAACTGGCTCGTCAACAAATTTAACACTTCCTGATTGTTGGTCTTTTTATGATGGAGGTATAGGATATGGATATGTGGGGACAACTGCGTTGGCTTCACCTAAGTCATTCCAGATGTATGATAATGGAGATTTAATAAATCCGTATATTTTAATTTCTCCTGAAACACAAAATTTAGGAAATGGTGGTTATAGAGTAAAATTTAATGCGAGATCAGGTACTTCTGGACAAACATTAATATTTGGAACAATGTCTAATCCTTTAGATGCTTCAACTTTTACTCCTTTGCAAACATTTGCATTGCCAACAACATATAATGTAAATGCAACACCATATTTTGTCGTGTATTTACCAGAAGGAACGAATGATTATTTTGCATTTAAACATGGCCAGCAAAGTACATACGTAACGATTTATATTGATGATATTTCTTATGAACCAAATCCTGCTTGTCCTGAACCAGTGAATTTAAGCGTTGAAAAGAATTTAAGTAGTTTAACAGCTAATTTAAGATGGGATGGACCAGCTAATATTCCTAATAATTTTGAAGTAGAGTGGGGAGTTGCTCCATTTGTTCAAGGTGCAGGAACTGTAGTTAATGCAACAAATACTTCTACAATGATTTCGAGTCTTATTGCAGACGAAACCTATTCGTTTTATGTAAGAAGAATTTGTGGAAATGAAAGTACTGCTTGGGTAGGACCATATACTTTTGAGATGGGATATTGTACTTCTATTCCTACTTCAAATGATGGAACAGGTATTGGAAATGTGACTATCGCAGGAGTAAGTATGGATTCTCCTAATGATGTTACATATGAAGATTTTACAAATCAAGTTATAACTTTTAATGCAGGAGAAGTAGTTCCAGCTTCTATCACTTTTAATACTGGTTTTACATATAATACTAATATTTGGGTTGATTTAAATAATAACGGAGTTTTTGAAAATAATGTAGAATTGATTTATCAAGGAGAATCTTTAAATGATAATCCAACAACATTAGATGTTTCTTTTACTATTCCAGATGATTTAGGTTATCTAACTGGAGCTTATAGAATGAGAATTGGAACTGCTGATTCAGGTCAAGCTATACCTAATTCATGTTATTCGGGTTCTTGGGGAGTAACAGTAGATTTATTAGTAAATATTACATTCCCATGTATCCAACCAACAAATGTTAATTTCTTGGATATTGGATATGAGTACGTAGTGTTAGATTGGGATGGACAAGGAAATTCAGGATTTGAATTAGAATATGGTGTAACTGGTTTTACTCAAGGAACAGGTACAACGATTCTTAATGTTACAAAACCTTATACATTAGAAAATTTAACTCCTGGTACAACTTATGATTTCTATGTAAGAAAAAAATGTGGTGATTTATATAGTGATTGGAGTACAGTAACAACTACTTATGTATTCTGTGATACACCAGAACCTACTGGAGATGGTGCGCAAACATTGGTTTCAGATGATACTTTGGCTCAACTTGTAATTAATGGAGTAAATCTTAGATACTATTTAGATCCAACATTGACTACTGAAGTTCCAGCTTCAACAGTGCTTCAGTCAAGTGGAGTTTACTATGTTACGCAAACGATAAACTGTCAAAGTGATGCATATTTGATTGTTGATGTTACAGTTTTACAGCGAATTGCAATGCCAGTAGTGCCTTCAGGTCAAAACTTCTGTGATAGTGGTACTATTGGAGATATTCCGGTTACTTCAGTTTCTGGTGCAACTGTTATTTGGTATGCAACTGAAACTAGTACGACACCTTTACCTTTAAATACGCCACTAGTAACTGGTAATTATTATGTTGTTCAAACTGATGGAGTTACAACTTCTCATAGAGTAATGGTGCCAGTTGTTATTAATACAACTCCTCCAAATCTTGTTTCTCAAACAATCAGTTTGTGCGGAAGTTATACTTTCGGAAATTTATCAATTAATAATCAAACCGGTACAACTGTAAAATGGTATGTTTCGCAAACTGCAACAACTCCAATTGGAAATAATGTACCAGTTGTTACTGGAACTTATTATGTAACTCAAAGTTTCGGTACTTGTGAATCTCAGAGAGTTCCTTTCCAAATAACTCAAAATGAGTCATTGAATAAACCAATTGCGGGCGCTCAAAACTTCTGTGGAAGTGGAACAGTTGCTAATTTAATAGCTCAAGGAACTGCAGGTGCACAAATACTTTGGTATTCTTCTGCAACATCAACTAATGCATTGTCGCCTTCAACTCAATTATCAAACGGAACATATTATGTAGCTCAAACTATGAATGGATGTTCATCTGAGAAAAGAGCGGTTGCTGTAAGAGTGATTTCGATTTCGGCTCCTCAAATTTCAGCATTCACAGTTTGTGGAGGTGGTACGATTTCAGATTTATACATTTCGACACCTGCTGAAACATCATATAAATGGTATTTATCTCCATCTAGTGATTTTGAATTAGCACAAACAACACCTTTGGTTCAAGGTACATATTATGTTGAAAGAGTTCAATATGGTTGTGTTTCTGCTAGAGCGATGGTTCAAGTTAATATTGGTGCAGTTCCAAATCCGCCAACTGGTGTAGCTTCTCAATCTTATGTTGAAGGTTCAACAATTGCTAATTTGGTACTTAATCAATCGAATGTTGTATGGTATGCTAGTATCAATGATTCTCAAAATGGAGTAAACGCACTACCATCTTATACGCCTTTGGTAAATGGAACTGCTTATTATGCGGTAATTATTGGTTCTAATGGATGTCCAAGTTATCCATTTGCAGTAACTGTCCAAGTTTATTTATCTAACGATGAATTTGATAAAGAAGGATTGAAATATTATCCAAACCCAGTAAATGATGTTTTAAATATCAATTATGTTGAATCTATTAGATCGGTCGAAGTTTTCGATTTATTAGGAAAACGAGTTAAAGCTCTAAATACTAATGAACAAAATATTCAAATTGATTTATCTGGTTTGGCTTCTGGAACTTACATGATCCAGTTAAAAACGGATACAAAAACACAATTTATTAAAGTAATTAAAAAGTAA